In a single window of the Sporichthyaceae bacterium genome:
- a CDS encoding multicopper oxidase domain-containing protein, with protein sequence MDGEGLRRREFLQRAGLFGGLVVPAAVLRGQAGGPRLRSDAPADDGPLDDLTPSPPVVPFQAVFRTPPVLKPARVDAHTDYYELTMRPAALEILPGWTTTAWGFDGQFPGPTIKARSGRRVVIRQTNQLPGAKPSIHLHGGHVEASSDGHPTDVIATGKAKDYVYPNRQIASTLAYHDHQMGRTGPNVYMGLLGAYLIEDEVEAALDLPSGDHDVPLIIQDRAFRLDGSLLYSPDMMEGALGDVVLVNGVPQPRFEVANRRYRLRILNGSNARPYELSLSSGQVFMQIATDGGLLPHPVARTTIPLFPLERVEAVVDFADVPVGSQVVLRNELDQGRTGLVMRFDVKRREKDQSRLPTALRPLERLAEASAQTRRDFKLGMNMAGGMGWTINEQRFDPARVDASPRLGATEIWRFVNDSGMSHPMHVHLDMFQILDRNGAPPADGDAGWKDTVAVGPRETVRVLVRFTDYPGRYLIHCHNLEHEDNAMMAQFEVRSS encoded by the coding sequence GTGGACGGCGAGGGTTTGCGGCGGCGGGAGTTCCTGCAGCGGGCTGGGCTGTTTGGCGGGCTCGTGGTCCCGGCCGCTGTGCTGCGCGGGCAAGCGGGTGGGCCTCGCCTTCGGTCGGACGCACCTGCGGATGACGGGCCGCTCGACGACCTCACCCCCAGTCCGCCGGTCGTTCCGTTCCAGGCGGTGTTCCGCACGCCGCCCGTGCTGAAGCCCGCCCGGGTCGACGCGCACACGGACTACTACGAGCTCACCATGCGGCCGGCGGCGCTTGAGATCCTGCCCGGCTGGACGACCACCGCCTGGGGATTCGACGGCCAGTTCCCCGGCCCGACGATCAAGGCCCGCAGTGGACGGCGGGTCGTCATCCGACAGACCAACCAGTTGCCCGGCGCCAAGCCCAGCATCCATCTGCACGGCGGCCACGTCGAGGCGAGCTCCGACGGCCACCCGACCGACGTCATCGCCACCGGCAAGGCCAAGGACTACGTCTATCCGAACCGGCAGATCGCCTCGACGCTGGCTTATCACGACCACCAGATGGGCCGGACCGGTCCCAACGTCTACATGGGGTTGCTCGGTGCCTACCTGATCGAGGACGAGGTCGAGGCCGCCCTCGACCTTCCGTCCGGCGACCACGACGTGCCCTTGATCATCCAGGACCGGGCCTTCCGCCTCGACGGATCACTGCTCTACTCCCCCGACATGATGGAGGGCGCGCTCGGCGACGTCGTCCTCGTCAACGGTGTCCCACAGCCCCGGTTCGAGGTCGCCAACCGCCGCTACCGACTCCGGATTCTCAACGGGTCCAACGCCCGGCCGTACGAGCTGAGTCTGAGCTCGGGTCAGGTGTTCATGCAGATCGCCACGGACGGCGGCCTGCTGCCCCACCCGGTGGCGCGGACCACGATCCCGCTGTTCCCGTTGGAACGGGTGGAGGCCGTGGTCGACTTCGCCGATGTGCCGGTCGGGTCCCAGGTCGTCCTGCGCAACGAGTTGGACCAGGGTCGGACCGGGCTGGTCATGCGCTTCGACGTCAAGCGCCGGGAGAAGGACCAGTCCAGACTTCCGACCGCGCTCCGGCCGCTCGAACGTCTGGCGGAGGCGTCCGCCCAGACTCGGCGGGACTTCAAACTCGGCATGAACATGGCCGGCGGCATGGGCTGGACGATCAACGAGCAGCGGTTCGACCCCGCCCGTGTCGACGCGTCACCCCGGCTGGGAGCGACCGAGATCTGGCGCTTCGTGAACGACTCAGGGATGTCGCACCCGATGCACGTCCATCTCGACATGTTCCAGATCCTCGACCGCAACGGCGCTCCGCCGGCGGACGGAGACGCCGGCTGGAAGGACACGGTTGCCGTCGGACCCCGCGAGACCGTGCGCGTTCTCGTCCGCTTCACCGACTACCCGGGCCGCTACCTGATCCACTGCCACAACCTCGAGCATGAGGACAACGCGATGATGGCTCAGTTCGAGGTGCGGTCCTCGTAG
- a CDS encoding SDR family oxidoreductase gives MGQAMGRLDGEHVVVLGGTSGIGFATAAAAAGEGARVTVASSRRSSVDRALAQLPATAAGRALDLADAGAVRAFFGEVGQFEHLVFTAGDPLALMPLDTLDLEAARSFFGLRYFGALAAVQAAVPHLRAGGSITLTSGAAGARGGPGWAIASSVCGAVESLTRSLAVELAPLRVNVVAPGVVRSPLWQGMPDAAREQMFKDRGAGLPAGRVGEPEDVARAYLYCMTQPWATGTVQRIDGGALLV, from the coding sequence ATGGGACAGGCAATGGGCAGGCTCGACGGTGAGCACGTGGTCGTCCTGGGCGGCACGTCGGGCATCGGCTTCGCGACGGCGGCCGCTGCGGCCGGCGAGGGCGCGCGGGTCACGGTTGCGTCCAGTCGGCGCTCGAGCGTGGACAGGGCGCTCGCGCAGCTACCGGCCACGGCCGCCGGCCGCGCGCTGGACCTCGCCGACGCAGGTGCGGTGCGTGCCTTCTTCGGCGAGGTGGGCCAGTTCGAGCATCTCGTGTTCACCGCGGGTGACCCGCTCGCGCTGATGCCGCTGGACACCCTGGACCTGGAGGCCGCCCGCAGCTTCTTCGGGCTGCGTTACTTCGGCGCGCTCGCCGCAGTGCAGGCCGCGGTGCCGCACCTGCGCGCCGGCGGTTCGATCACGCTGACCAGCGGGGCGGCCGGCGCCCGCGGCGGCCCGGGCTGGGCCATCGCGTCGAGCGTCTGCGGTGCCGTCGAGTCATTGACCCGCTCACTGGCCGTTGAGCTGGCACCGCTGCGGGTCAACGTGGTCGCCCCTGGCGTGGTGCGCTCGCCGCTGTGGCAGGGCATGCCCGACGCGGCCCGTGAGCAGATGTTCAAGGACAGGGGGGCCGGCCTGCCCGCCGGTCGAGTTGGCGAGCCCGAGGACGTCGCCCGCGCCTACCTCTACTGCATGACCCAGCCATGGGCGACCGGTACCGTCCAGCGAATCGACGGCGGGGCGCTCCTGGTCTGA
- a CDS encoding LysR substrate-binding domain-containing protein: MDLDLRKLRYFVAVAEQLHFGRAAAGLHIAQPVLSRQIRALEDELHVQLFLRDRRSTELTAAGRQLLEDARPLLASANALQRRVALAARSRSRFSVGFMPGITVTAAVRELTARHPQVTVELLRTSWHDQVEVLHEGRVDVSIVRLPIDTRGLSVRPLHTEPRMVALRIDHRLAGKESVTVADLADEHLLQDPDAVPEWRDIAVELREGTRSGHPSFGSIEEKLEHVAAGHGIVIIPASTAAYYTRPDITHLPVEDIALNQVCLAWIATRRTRLVHEFADIAQEFDE; the protein is encoded by the coding sequence ATGGACCTCGATCTGCGCAAACTTCGGTACTTCGTCGCCGTAGCGGAGCAGCTCCACTTCGGCCGCGCCGCCGCCGGCCTGCACATCGCACAACCGGTGCTGTCCCGCCAGATCCGAGCCCTCGAGGACGAGCTCCACGTCCAGTTGTTCCTGCGCGACCGGCGCTCCACCGAACTGACCGCAGCCGGCCGACAGCTGCTCGAGGACGCCCGACCGCTGCTCGCCTCCGCGAACGCGCTGCAGCGGCGGGTGGCCCTGGCGGCCCGCAGCAGATCCAGGTTCAGCGTGGGGTTCATGCCGGGCATCACCGTGACCGCCGCAGTGCGCGAACTGACCGCCCGGCATCCGCAGGTCACGGTCGAACTCCTCCGCACCTCCTGGCACGACCAGGTCGAGGTGCTGCACGAGGGACGAGTCGACGTGAGCATCGTGCGCCTGCCGATCGACACACGCGGGCTGAGCGTTCGCCCGCTGCACACCGAGCCCCGCATGGTCGCGCTGCGCATTGACCACCGGCTCGCAGGCAAGGAGTCGGTCACCGTCGCCGACCTCGCCGACGAGCACCTGCTCCAGGACCCCGACGCGGTGCCGGAGTGGCGGGACATCGCCGTCGAGCTGCGCGAGGGCACCAGATCCGGCCACCCGAGCTTCGGCAGCATCGAGGAGAAACTCGAACACGTCGCGGCCGGACACGGCATCGTGATCATCCCCGCCTCCACCGCCGCCTACTACACCCGACCCGACATCACCCACCTCCCCGTGGAGGACATCGCCCTCAACCAGGTCTGTCTGGCCTGGATCGCCACCAGACGGACACGCCTGGTCCACGAATTCGCCGACATCGCCCAGGAATTCGACGAATAG
- a CDS encoding PEP-utilizing enzyme yields MTSASKQQLTFTPPGPGPWELDPVHFPRPVTAYWAQMHPEPFSLGFGDFMAFYGIPLRTRLTAYPSGFCYSQMVPVAPEEFPGRLARAAEVFEQKGWRDQATEWEQVRKPNSVRAHREIQAIDPDQLTDDALVAHLRRCREHHAVMIRQHMAFTGTAVIPAGDFLVQTQAWTGLPTVKLLGLMRGASLVSGGGSAQHAALVAAYRADPAARKALDSGDEPGALLESLRRADSATGRALNDYLDFVGCRLLDGFDISGRYALEMPEVLLRSITTAIDEIGVEVDTAAQVAEVRSHVPEQHRESFDDLLTEARIGYSVRDERGVYSDIWASGLMRRAAMAAGRRLTERGRLHDAEHFVFADIEEMCAVLEGSAAPTADELAARLTYHQTYTAKDAPMHIGDAPMAPPDPSQLPPPMQRLMAAVGIAMSEMFGSSQEEHEATVIRGLAASSGVREGIVRRVAGPADFNRIQKGDVLLTEATTEAFNVLLPLLTAIITDSGGALSHAALVSREYGIPGVVGTRDATERIPDGARVRVDGDKGEVTVLG; encoded by the coding sequence GTGACCTCTGCGTCCAAGCAGCAACTGACGTTCACCCCGCCCGGCCCGGGACCGTGGGAGCTCGATCCGGTGCACTTCCCCCGGCCGGTAACCGCCTATTGGGCCCAGATGCACCCCGAGCCGTTCAGCCTCGGGTTCGGCGACTTCATGGCGTTCTACGGCATCCCGTTGCGGACGAGGCTGACCGCGTACCCGAGCGGCTTCTGCTATTCGCAGATGGTGCCGGTGGCGCCGGAGGAGTTCCCGGGCCGCCTGGCGCGGGCCGCGGAGGTGTTCGAGCAAAAAGGGTGGCGTGACCAGGCGACGGAGTGGGAGCAGGTCCGCAAGCCCAACTCCGTGCGGGCCCACCGGGAGATCCAGGCGATCGACCCCGATCAACTGACCGACGACGCGCTGGTGGCCCACCTGCGCCGCTGCCGCGAGCACCACGCCGTGATGATCCGCCAGCACATGGCGTTCACCGGCACCGCGGTCATCCCGGCGGGTGATTTCCTCGTCCAGACGCAGGCGTGGACCGGCCTGCCGACGGTGAAGTTGCTCGGACTGATGCGTGGCGCGTCACTGGTTTCCGGCGGCGGGTCCGCGCAGCACGCCGCCCTGGTCGCGGCCTACCGCGCTGACCCGGCCGCGCGAAAGGCCCTCGACTCCGGCGACGAGCCGGGGGCACTGCTGGAGAGCCTCCGGCGTGCGGACTCGGCGACCGGCCGGGCGCTGAACGACTACCTCGACTTCGTCGGCTGTCGCCTGCTCGACGGCTTCGACATCTCAGGCCGCTACGCACTGGAGATGCCCGAGGTCCTCCTGCGCTCCATCACAACCGCCATCGACGAGATCGGCGTCGAGGTGGACACGGCCGCGCAGGTCGCGGAAGTCCGCAGCCACGTTCCCGAGCAGCACCGCGAGTCCTTCGACGACCTCCTGACGGAGGCGCGCATCGGCTACTCGGTGCGCGACGAGCGCGGCGTCTACAGCGACATCTGGGCGTCCGGACTGATGCGCCGCGCCGCGATGGCCGCCGGCCGTCGCCTCACCGAGCGCGGGCGACTGCACGATGCCGAACACTTCGTTTTCGCGGACATCGAGGAGATGTGCGCGGTGCTCGAAGGATCGGCGGCGCCGACCGCCGACGAGCTGGCGGCCCGCCTCACGTACCACCAGACGTACACAGCCAAGGACGCGCCGATGCACATCGGTGACGCTCCGATGGCGCCGCCGGACCCGTCCCAGCTCCCGCCCCCGATGCAGCGCCTGATGGCTGCGGTGGGGATCGCGATGAGCGAGATGTTCGGCAGCTCGCAGGAGGAGCACGAGGCCACGGTGATCCGTGGCCTTGCGGCCAGCTCCGGCGTGCGGGAAGGGATCGTCCGGCGCGTCGCCGGGCCGGCGGATTTCAACCGCATTCAGAAGGGCGACGTCCTTCTCACCGAGGCGACCACCGAGGCCTTCAATGTCCTGCTGCCGCTGCTCACGGCGATCATCACCGACAGCGGCGGGGCGCTCTCGCACGCAGCACTCGTCTCCCGGGAGTACGGCATTCCGGGGGTCGTCGGCACCCGCGACGCGACCGAGCGGATCCCGGATGGTGCCCGCGTGCGGGTGGACGGTGACAAGGGTGAGGTCACGGTGCTCGGTTGA
- a CDS encoding PEP/pyruvate-binding domain-containing protein, which produces MTGIVPLVETDSEALYGAKAVGLGDALRAGLPVPPGVALPGAEVDEIAAGVAGATAALRDAVRSLPMPVAVRSSAVGEDSAGASFAGQHLTVLNVRSVDDVEQAVREVWWSANSDSAITYRKRLGVFERPSVGVVVQSLLAPDTAGVMFTRNPINDADECLIEANWGLGEAVVAGRVIPDSFRVTRGGEVLERTPGFKKIAIRPAPEGGTVDEPIAGAMRETLCLGDEQLHALAALAERCEQVYGPGRDIEWAFTGGALYLLQCRAITSSAGSVPAAAPAEPASLGESIVHVPLFSELAAPDRDAIARLFTARVFAPGETVAKEGSEAAAFYLIDSGTATVTVQGAFRRTLGPGDYFGEIALLDQGVRSATVTADGELVCRGITLWDFRPLVQSNAAISWTLLQTLARMLRD; this is translated from the coding sequence TTGACCGGGATAGTCCCGCTGGTCGAGACAGACAGCGAGGCGCTGTACGGCGCTAAGGCGGTGGGTCTGGGCGACGCGCTGCGAGCCGGGCTGCCGGTCCCGCCGGGCGTCGCCCTGCCCGGCGCCGAGGTCGACGAGATCGCGGCCGGTGTGGCCGGGGCGACGGCTGCGTTGCGTGATGCCGTGCGTTCGCTGCCGATGCCGGTCGCGGTGCGTTCCTCGGCCGTTGGCGAGGACTCCGCCGGCGCCAGCTTCGCCGGTCAGCACCTGACCGTGCTCAACGTGCGGTCGGTCGACGACGTGGAACAGGCGGTGCGCGAGGTCTGGTGGTCGGCCAATTCCGACTCGGCCATCACCTACCGCAAGCGGCTCGGCGTGTTCGAGCGGCCGAGCGTCGGCGTCGTCGTGCAGTCGTTACTCGCGCCCGACACCGCGGGCGTCATGTTCACCCGCAACCCGATCAACGACGCGGACGAGTGCCTGATCGAGGCGAACTGGGGTCTGGGCGAGGCGGTCGTGGCGGGCCGGGTCATTCCCGACTCCTTCCGGGTGACCCGCGGCGGCGAGGTGCTGGAACGTACGCCGGGCTTCAAGAAGATCGCGATCCGCCCCGCCCCCGAAGGCGGCACGGTCGACGAACCGATCGCCGGCGCGATGCGGGAAACACTGTGCCTGGGCGACGAGCAACTGCACGCCCTGGCCGCGTTGGCCGAGCGGTGCGAGCAGGTATACGGCCCGGGGCGGGACATCGAGTGGGCATTCACCGGCGGTGCGCTCTACCTGCTGCAGTGCCGGGCGATCACGAGCTCCGCAGGCTCCGTGCCGGCGGCGGCACCGGCCGAACCGGCGTCCTTGGGCGAATCAATCGTGCACGTGCCGCTGTTCTCCGAGCTCGCCGCGCCCGATCGCGACGCCATCGCGCGGCTGTTCACGGCGCGGGTGTTCGCGCCCGGCGAGACCGTCGCCAAGGAGGGTTCCGAGGCCGCGGCGTTCTATCTGATCGATTCGGGAACGGCAACGGTGACTGTGCAGGGTGCGTTTCGACGGACCTTGGGCCCGGGTGACTACTTCGGCGAGATTGCGCTGCTGGATCAGGGCGTCCGATCGGCCACCGTCACCGCGGACGGCGAGCTGGTCTGCCGAGGGATCACGCTGTGGGACTTCCGGCCGCTGGTGCAGAGCAATGCGGCCATCTCCTGGACGCTGCTGCAGACCCTTGCCCGGATGCTTCGGGACTGA
- a CDS encoding cupin domain-containing protein, whose protein sequence is MLGGQVPLSATRCHGQNGGGLFLAEFHAPRGHGAPLHVHAGADEMFYVLNGQLTVEFAGEQRTVTDGGFVFGPRNVEHRFRVDSEEAHFLLLTTPAGFEDFVRAAGEPATSPGLPAPSAPDIDLLMRAAAENGIQIIGPPLEDPPL, encoded by the coding sequence TTGCTCGGCGGCCAGGTTCCGCTGAGCGCGACCCGTTGCCACGGACAGAACGGCGGTGGACTGTTCCTCGCCGAGTTCCACGCTCCGCGCGGCCACGGAGCGCCGCTGCACGTGCACGCCGGCGCGGACGAGATGTTCTACGTGCTGAACGGCCAACTCACGGTCGAATTCGCCGGCGAGCAGCGCACGGTCACGGACGGGGGTTTCGTCTTCGGCCCACGCAATGTCGAGCACCGCTTCCGCGTCGACTCCGAGGAGGCCCACTTCCTGTTGTTGACCACCCCCGCGGGTTTCGAGGACTTCGTCCGGGCGGCCGGCGAACCGGCGACATCCCCCGGGCTGCCCGCGCCGAGCGCTCCTGACATCGACCTGCTGATGCGGGCAGCGGCCGAGAACGGCATCCAGATCATCGGGCCACCGCTGGAAGATCCGCCCCTGTAG
- a CDS encoding AAA family ATPase, whose amino-acid sequence MRGLLCPTVIGRDRELRELNGAIREAMSARGSATFILGEAGIGKSRLVREAFDAARGLGLPVLLGRATQPSGTVAFRPLSEALLSYFRDQDLPEPAELTPFRSSLARLLPQWRQGEFSAIDESVVVLAEAIVRLLRAIGRGRGCLLILEDLQWADPETLTIVEYLCENLASEPVMLVCTVRSEPAGPAVDLVNVLAARRAVSVARLARLTPADTDEMARACLASADVPESVQALLAASADGVPFFVEELLAGAVQAGALVDDGAGWAVAGNLEPQVPRTVSDSVEHRLASLGNAARILVTAAVLGRRFDWTLLCDVTGEPAEVVLDALRAGVDAQLLVADPTRLGAVQFRHALTRDAVLERLLPAQWSELARRALDAITAAHPDLRGEWCDLAARLAERAGDGRASELLISSGRRSLARGALTSAEEAFAHARRVADDPASEANAMDALCEALAGAGKVDPALELGDVLIESLAALGAPPGRVGAVHARLAGVAAAATRWAVAERHLTLARDFAARAADPGLSAAVDVTAAQIAYGRGDLEEAGALARSVRSDADRLGLPELACEALLLIGHCARTTDVDRAEQAYLDAGNVAALHGLELLRIRALFEVGTIDFMTMRPPRQLNLARELATSTGALVTVAQIDLHLGAWFTYNFDNEDAIAACRRASEAARWLQMHELLAISLVGEAAAQGRLGRRARMQSLVEEAMTVAGDNVVVAGLMWGLCRAELSLIDENRRRALRELDTMMDLLRTSPASPAMPPRGLWALVCAVEDRDGEAACAEVRASGAAAQSLVRGLVHLAEAVSAGRAGRHEAALASFAAGDEVLENLTWYRNLGRRLVAEAAIADGWGEPAAWLVPALAQFEEHGQRKLVAACRSLLGKAGAPVPRRRAGSGVPLVLREHGVTEREAEVLALLGGGLSNNEIAGRLFLSPRTVERHIANLTAKTDLRTRTELVAFAARTGGG is encoded by the coding sequence GTGCGCGGTTTGCTCTGCCCGACGGTCATCGGACGCGACCGCGAGCTGCGCGAACTGAACGGCGCGATCCGCGAGGCGATGTCAGCACGCGGCTCGGCGACCTTCATCCTGGGTGAGGCTGGGATCGGAAAGTCGCGGCTCGTCCGGGAGGCGTTCGACGCAGCCCGCGGACTCGGGCTGCCGGTGCTGCTGGGACGGGCGACCCAGCCGTCCGGCACGGTGGCCTTCCGCCCGCTGTCCGAGGCGCTGTTGTCCTATTTCCGCGACCAGGACCTGCCCGAGCCGGCCGAGCTGACGCCGTTCCGCAGCTCGCTGGCGCGTCTGCTGCCGCAGTGGCGCCAAGGGGAATTCTCCGCGATCGACGAGTCCGTCGTCGTGCTCGCCGAAGCGATCGTGCGGCTGCTGCGGGCGATCGGGCGCGGACGTGGCTGCCTGCTCATTCTCGAGGACCTGCAGTGGGCCGATCCCGAGACGTTGACCATCGTCGAGTACCTCTGCGAGAACCTCGCGTCCGAACCGGTGATGCTGGTGTGCACCGTGCGCTCGGAGCCGGCGGGCCCTGCCGTCGACCTGGTCAACGTCCTGGCTGCGCGGCGGGCGGTGTCGGTGGCGCGGCTGGCGCGGTTGACCCCTGCCGACACCGACGAGATGGCGCGCGCCTGCCTGGCGAGCGCCGACGTCCCGGAGTCGGTGCAGGCGTTGCTCGCGGCGAGCGCCGACGGCGTGCCCTTCTTCGTCGAGGAGCTGCTTGCCGGGGCCGTCCAGGCGGGCGCGCTCGTGGACGACGGTGCCGGCTGGGCCGTGGCCGGGAACCTCGAGCCGCAGGTGCCCCGCACCGTGTCCGACAGCGTCGAGCACCGGCTCGCGTCGCTGGGCAACGCCGCACGCATTCTCGTCACGGCCGCCGTGCTCGGCAGACGCTTCGACTGGACGCTGCTTTGCGATGTGACCGGTGAACCGGCCGAGGTCGTGCTGGACGCCCTGCGTGCCGGGGTCGACGCGCAACTGCTGGTCGCCGACCCGACGCGATTGGGAGCGGTGCAATTCCGGCACGCGCTGACTCGCGACGCCGTCCTGGAGCGGCTGTTGCCCGCACAGTGGTCCGAACTCGCCCGGCGCGCGCTGGACGCGATCACCGCGGCGCATCCCGATTTGCGGGGGGAGTGGTGCGACCTGGCTGCTCGCCTCGCTGAGCGCGCAGGCGACGGCCGGGCGAGCGAGCTGCTCATCTCCTCCGGTCGCAGATCGCTGGCCCGCGGTGCTCTCACCAGCGCCGAGGAGGCCTTCGCCCACGCCCGACGGGTGGCCGATGATCCCGCGTCCGAGGCGAACGCGATGGACGCGCTGTGCGAGGCACTCGCCGGGGCAGGCAAGGTCGATCCGGCCCTCGAGCTCGGAGATGTCCTCATCGAATCGTTGGCTGCCCTCGGCGCGCCGCCGGGCCGGGTGGGAGCCGTCCACGCGCGTCTGGCCGGGGTCGCCGCGGCGGCCACCCGCTGGGCCGTGGCCGAACGTCACCTCACCCTGGCGCGCGACTTCGCTGCGAGAGCCGCAGATCCGGGCCTGTCTGCCGCGGTGGATGTGACTGCCGCTCAGATCGCCTACGGCCGCGGCGATCTCGAAGAGGCCGGCGCGCTGGCACGGTCCGTGCGCTCCGACGCCGACCGGCTCGGTCTGCCCGAGCTCGCCTGTGAAGCCCTGCTGCTGATCGGTCATTGCGCACGTACGACCGACGTCGACCGTGCCGAGCAGGCGTACCTGGACGCGGGCAACGTCGCTGCGCTCCACGGGTTGGAGCTGCTGCGGATCCGGGCACTGTTCGAGGTCGGGACGATCGATTTCATGACGATGCGTCCGCCCCGTCAGCTGAATCTGGCGCGAGAACTCGCGACCTCGACGGGTGCGCTGGTGACCGTCGCCCAGATCGACCTGCACCTGGGCGCCTGGTTCACCTACAACTTCGACAACGAGGATGCGATCGCCGCGTGCCGGCGCGCGAGCGAAGCGGCACGGTGGTTGCAGATGCACGAACTGCTCGCCATCAGCCTGGTCGGCGAGGCCGCCGCGCAGGGCCGCCTCGGCCGCCGCGCGCGCATGCAGTCCCTCGTCGAGGAGGCGATGACGGTCGCGGGCGACAACGTCGTCGTCGCCGGGCTCATGTGGGGACTGTGCCGGGCGGAGCTCTCGCTCATTGACGAGAACCGCCGGCGCGCGCTGCGCGAACTGGACACCATGATGGACCTGCTCCGGACGAGCCCCGCCAGCCCTGCGATGCCCCCGCGCGGCCTGTGGGCACTCGTGTGCGCGGTCGAGGACCGCGACGGCGAAGCGGCGTGCGCCGAGGTCCGGGCATCCGGGGCCGCCGCCCAATCGTTGGTTCGTGGGTTGGTCCACCTTGCCGAGGCGGTGTCGGCGGGCCGGGCCGGCCGCCACGAGGCTGCCCTGGCGTCCTTCGCCGCCGGTGACGAGGTGCTCGAGAACCTGACCTGGTACCGCAACCTCGGGCGCCGGCTCGTCGCCGAGGCTGCCATTGCCGACGGGTGGGGCGAGCCGGCCGCGTGGTTGGTGCCCGCGCTGGCCCAGTTCGAGGAGCACGGCCAACGCAAGCTCGTCGCGGCCTGCCGCTCCTTGCTCGGTAAGGCGGGTGCACCGGTGCCGCGGCGGCGCGCGGGTTCCGGCGTCCCGTTGGTGCTGCGGGAGCACGGCGTCACCGAGCGTGAGGCCGAGGTGCTCGCGCTTCTCGGCGGGGGGCTGAGCAACAACGAGATCGCGGGGCGCCTGTTCCTGTCGCCGCGCACCGTCGAGCGGCACATCGCCAACCTGACCGCGAAGACCGATCTGCGCACCCGCACAGAACTGGTCGCCTTCGCCGCCCGTACCGGTGGGGGATAA